The proteins below come from a single Pyramidobacter porci genomic window:
- a CDS encoding ribose-phosphate diphosphokinase — protein sequence MMSSERQIMVISGTAHPEFAEKVSQELGIRLANVTHYNFADGEVGFRIEESVRGADVYVIQPTCKPVNDNLMELLIMVDALKRASAGRINLVMPYFGYARQDRQAKGREPISAKLVANMIEHAGTDRVVTADLHARQIQGFFDIPVDHLLGVPLLAGWFKEHLIGDQDTSQFVVVSPDAGGVVRARKLATLLKAEISIVDKRRRHDMANICEVMEIIGTDVADKTCIIIDDMIDTAGTIVNAAKALESLGAKEVYCSATHGLLSGPAIDRLSDDAVTKVVVTDTIPLPAERKLDKIVQVSMAPVFAEAIRRIHTDGSVSDLFE from the coding sequence ATGATGTCGAGCGAGAGGCAGATCATGGTTATTTCCGGTACCGCTCATCCCGAGTTCGCGGAGAAAGTGAGCCAGGAGCTGGGAATCAGGCTGGCGAACGTTACCCACTACAACTTCGCCGACGGAGAGGTGGGCTTCCGCATCGAAGAGAGCGTCCGCGGCGCAGACGTGTATGTGATCCAGCCAACGTGCAAGCCCGTCAACGACAACCTGATGGAACTGCTGATCATGGTCGACGCGCTGAAGAGAGCCTCCGCGGGAAGGATCAACCTTGTCATGCCCTATTTCGGTTATGCCCGTCAGGATCGTCAGGCCAAAGGGCGGGAGCCGATCTCGGCAAAGCTGGTCGCGAATATGATCGAGCACGCCGGCACCGACCGCGTCGTTACGGCGGACCTGCACGCGCGGCAGATCCAGGGTTTCTTTGACATTCCCGTGGATCATCTTTTGGGCGTGCCGCTTCTGGCCGGCTGGTTCAAAGAGCACCTTATCGGCGATCAAGACACCAGTCAATTCGTCGTCGTATCGCCCGACGCCGGCGGGGTCGTCCGCGCCCGGAAACTGGCGACGCTTCTGAAAGCGGAGATTTCCATCGTCGATAAACGCCGCCGTCACGACATGGCCAATATTTGCGAGGTCATGGAAATCATCGGCACCGACGTGGCCGACAAAACGTGCATTATCATCGACGATATGATCGATACGGCCGGCACCATCGTCAACGCGGCCAAAGCGTTGGAAAGCCTGGGCGCCAAGGAAGTCTACTGTTCGGCGACTCATGGCCTGCTCTCCGGCCCCGCCATCGACCGTCTCAGCGACGACGCCGTCACAAAAGTCGTTGTGACCGACACGATCCCATTGCCAGCGGAAAGGAAATTGGATAAAATAGTGCAAGTGTCCATGGCCCCGGTTTTTGCCGAGGCTATTCGAAGGATTCACACTGATGGGTCGGTGAGCGATCTTTTTGAGTGA
- a CDS encoding 50S ribosomal protein L25 encodes MSEAVQIVLENREDSGSAYCGRLRKEGFLPAVVYGPALDQTYSVKVETKTMLPYLMSDDVKKTVFAAKLPNGEVKNCVIKSATKNYATDRLLHIDFYCANE; translated from the coding sequence ATGTCAGAAGCAGTTCAGATTGTTCTTGAGAATCGCGAGGATTCAGGTTCGGCGTATTGCGGCCGTTTGCGCAAGGAAGGCTTTCTCCCCGCCGTCGTCTACGGACCGGCCCTTGACCAGACCTACTCCGTTAAGGTGGAGACCAAAACGATGCTGCCCTACCTTATGTCCGACGATGTGAAGAAGACCGTCTTTGCCGCAAAACTTCCCAACGGGGAAGTGAAAAACTGCGTGATCAAGTCCGCCACGAAGAATTACGCCACGGACCGGCTGCTGCACATCGACTTTTACTGCGCGAACGAATAA
- the glmU gene encoding bifunctional UDP-N-acetylglucosamine diphosphorylase/glucosamine-1-phosphate N-acetyltransferase GlmU, with protein sequence MTRPEKCSALILAAGKGTRMQSAVPKVMQPLLEEPMLYYVLRALRAAGIDDIAVVAGHGGQHVEAWLAQNAPDAKVIWQKEQLGTGHAVMTAVDWIRERDRILVVNGDMPMITEQEIGSFLDHADAADAAFMTCDLDEPASYGRVVRSGSGVRIVEAKDASPEQLRISEINAGVYVFAVPTLLEGLSGLTQNNSQREYYIVDLISWACRRGLNVVPVKLGAENLAGVNNPLELAALSLKMRDRLLAAWMLKGVKCVDPSTAWVSPRVVFHGEAFLSPNVQIWGCSEIGAGCRLGSGTILRRCILKDNVQCLGYVVAEDIVAEENVKMGPFCFLRDGTHLLRDSFAGKFVEIKNSEIGAGTKVPHLSYMGDAVIGAETNIGAASVTCNYDGVNKNKTRIGDRCFIGSDTMFVAPVNIGDGAVIGAGSVITRDVPAGALAVARNRQVVREGWAQRKKAEREKNMEA encoded by the coding sequence ATGACGCGGCCGGAGAAATGCAGCGCGTTGATATTGGCTGCCGGCAAGGGAACGAGAATGCAGAGCGCGGTTCCCAAGGTGATGCAGCCTCTCCTCGAAGAGCCGATGCTTTACTATGTTTTACGAGCGCTGCGAGCCGCCGGCATCGACGACATCGCCGTTGTGGCCGGACACGGAGGGCAACACGTCGAGGCGTGGCTCGCACAGAATGCCCCCGACGCCAAAGTGATCTGGCAGAAAGAGCAGCTTGGCACGGGGCATGCGGTCATGACTGCTGTCGATTGGATTAGAGAGCGGGACCGCATTTTGGTCGTGAACGGCGATATGCCGATGATCACCGAACAAGAGATCGGATCTTTTCTTGATCATGCGGACGCGGCGGACGCGGCGTTCATGACCTGCGATCTGGACGAGCCGGCTTCCTACGGGCGCGTCGTCAGGAGCGGGAGCGGCGTCCGCATCGTGGAGGCAAAGGACGCGTCGCCTGAGCAGCTGCGCATATCCGAAATAAACGCCGGCGTCTACGTGTTCGCTGTTCCCACGCTTCTTGAGGGGCTTTCCGGCTTGACGCAGAACAACAGTCAACGAGAATATTACATTGTCGATCTCATTTCCTGGGCCTGCCGTCGCGGCCTGAACGTCGTTCCGGTGAAACTCGGTGCCGAGAATCTCGCCGGCGTGAACAATCCGCTCGAGCTTGCCGCGCTTTCGCTGAAAATGCGGGACCGCCTTCTCGCGGCGTGGATGCTCAAAGGGGTAAAATGCGTTGACCCGAGCACGGCGTGGGTCTCGCCGCGGGTCGTGTTTCACGGCGAGGCGTTCCTTTCCCCGAACGTTCAGATCTGGGGATGCAGCGAGATCGGCGCGGGCTGCCGCCTCGGCTCGGGAACGATCCTCCGCCGCTGCATACTGAAGGACAACGTGCAGTGTCTCGGCTATGTGGTCGCCGAAGATATCGTTGCGGAAGAAAACGTGAAGATGGGGCCTTTCTGTTTCTTGCGGGACGGCACGCATCTTCTGCGGGATTCTTTTGCCGGAAAATTCGTCGAGATCAAAAACAGCGAGATCGGCGCAGGGACGAAAGTTCCTCACCTGAGCTATATGGGGGACGCCGTGATCGGCGCGGAAACCAATATCGGCGCGGCATCCGTCACATGCAACTACGACGGTGTCAATAAAAACAAAACGCGGATCGGGGATCGCTGTTTTATCGGCAGCGACACGATGTTCGTCGCCCCGGTGAACATCGGCGACGGCGCCGTGATCGGCGCCGGGTCGGTCATCACTCGGGACGTCCCCGCGGGCGCGCTCGCCGTGGCGAGAAATCGTCAGGTCGTGCGCGAGGGATGGGCACAAAGAAAAAAGGCTGAGCGCGAAAAAAATATGGAGGCTTGA